In a genomic window of Borrelia maritima:
- the rplL gene encoding 50S ribosomal protein L7/L12: MALSKEDILTWLEGAKTMEVVDLVTAIEEKFGVTAAVSAVGVATATGATDSEEQTEFDVILMSFGDSKINVIKEVRAITGLGLGEAKTLVESAPKAIKEGLSKSDAEELKKKLEAVGAKVEVK; this comes from the coding sequence ATGGCACTAAGTAAAGAAGATATTTTAACCTGGCTTGAGGGTGCAAAAACTATGGAAGTCGTAGACCTTGTTACAGCCATTGAGGAAAAGTTTGGAGTAACTGCTGCTGTTTCTGCTGTTGGGGTTGCTACTGCAACAGGGGCAACTGATTCTGAAGAACAAACCGAATTTGATGTAATTCTTATGTCTTTTGGTGACAGCAAGATAAATGTTATAAAAGAGGTTAGAGCTATTACAGGGCTTGGTCTTGGAGAAGCTAAGACTTTAGTTGAATCTGCCCCTAAAGCTATTAAAGAGGGTCTTTCTAAGTCAGATGCTGAGGAATTAAAAAAGAAACTTGAGGCAGTTGGCGCAAAAGTTGAAGTTAAATAA
- the rpoB gene encoding DNA-directed RNA polymerase subunit beta translates to MIKRVHLGQGRADEILDLPNLIEIQLNSYEKFLQLDKLRNKKPLLNEGLESVFRNIFPIKSGNGDVALEYERYYIENDALNFTEKECKRKGQSYEAVLKVRLNLQFLTTGEIRQKDVYMGTIPLMTERGTFIINGAERVVVSQIHRSPGVVFYKEKDLYSARIIPYRGSWLEFEIDSKKDYLYVKIDRKKRILITLFLRALGVNTREKIIETFYNIKKIKVEEGTKRDLPGQYLAKSINIRENMHYRAGDKITLQDVEDFLQNGVNEIELVDFDGYDAISGKYFVSSNVILNCLEKEDAFFALKDGSKELPKESVMLAVYGALFPGEPISIDNAENDLKTIFFSERRYDLGRVGRYKLSKKFGLDDLSTSVLTMDDIVNTIAHLLRIYEGHDILDDIDHLGNRRVRSVGELLTNIYKGAMSRVEKIAKDRMSNKEVFNLKPQELISVKPIVSAVKEFFATSQLSQFMDQVNPLAELTHKRRLNALGPGGLSRDRAGFEVRDVHYTHYGRMCPIETPEGPNIGLIVSLATYSRVNDYGFLETPYRKVVNGEVTDQLEYLSAIDEEKKCIAQANAAFNSSGRYLEDLVSVRISGDYITTSPKNIDYMDVSPRQLISVSSALIPFLEHNDANRALMGSNMQRQAVPLLFPKPPIVGTGMESVVAKDSGVVVKAKRSGEVILATSNKIVVKPFESENAKDFDEYHIVKYERTNQDTCFNQSVLVKEGQKVEKGEIIADGPATRYGELALGNNLLLGVIPWNGFNYEDAILISDRIVKEDLYTSIHIKEFSIEVRETKLGPEKVTGDIPNVSEKILNKLDENGIIRIGTYVKPGDILVGKVTPKSEGDITPEFRLLTSIFGEKAKDVKNNSLKVPHGTEGTVIDVQRITKEDVGNLSPGVEEILKVYVAKKRKLKEGDKMAGRHGNKGVVAKILPVEDMPYLADGTPLDICLNPLGVPSRMNIGQLMESQLGLAGKYLGESYNVPVFESATNEQIQEKLKKAGFNPTSKEILYDGYTGEPFENEVMVGVIYMLKLHHLVDDKMHARSTGPYSLVSQQPLGGKAQFGGQRLGEMEVWALEAYGAANTLQELLTVKSDDMSGRVKIYENIVKGIPTNVSGIPESFNVLMQELRGLGLDLSIYDDSGNQIPLTEKEEELINKS, encoded by the coding sequence ATGATAAAAAGAGTTCATCTGGGACAAGGAAGAGCTGATGAGATTTTAGACTTACCTAACCTGATAGAAATACAATTAAATTCTTATGAAAAATTTTTACAACTTGATAAATTAAGAAATAAAAAACCTTTACTAAATGAAGGCCTTGAGTCTGTTTTTAGAAATATATTTCCCATCAAAAGTGGAAATGGTGATGTTGCCCTTGAGTATGAAAGATACTATATAGAAAACGATGCTCTTAATTTTACAGAAAAAGAATGTAAAAGAAAGGGGCAAAGTTATGAGGCTGTTTTAAAAGTAAGACTAAATTTGCAATTTTTGACTACTGGGGAAATAAGGCAAAAAGACGTTTACATGGGAACTATTCCTTTAATGACAGAAAGGGGTACTTTTATTATTAATGGAGCTGAGAGGGTTGTTGTTTCTCAAATCCATAGATCCCCAGGGGTTGTTTTTTATAAAGAAAAAGATTTGTATTCTGCTAGAATAATTCCTTATCGTGGTTCTTGGTTAGAATTTGAGATTGATTCTAAAAAAGATTATCTTTATGTAAAAATAGATAGAAAAAAAAGAATACTTATAACTCTTTTTTTAAGAGCCTTAGGGGTTAATACAAGAGAGAAAATAATAGAAACTTTTTACAACATTAAAAAGATTAAAGTTGAAGAAGGCACAAAAAGAGATCTTCCAGGTCAATATTTAGCCAAGAGTATTAACATAAGAGAGAATATGCATTATCGAGCAGGCGATAAGATTACTCTACAAGATGTTGAAGATTTTTTACAAAATGGAGTAAATGAAATAGAGCTTGTTGATTTTGATGGTTATGATGCTATTTCTGGAAAATATTTTGTAAGTTCAAATGTTATTTTAAATTGTCTTGAGAAAGAAGATGCTTTTTTTGCTTTAAAGGATGGTTCTAAGGAGCTTCCAAAAGAATCAGTTATGTTGGCTGTTTATGGTGCTCTTTTCCCTGGTGAACCAATATCGATTGATAATGCTGAAAACGATTTAAAAACTATATTCTTTTCCGAAAGAAGATATGATCTTGGGCGTGTTGGGCGCTATAAACTTTCTAAAAAATTTGGACTTGATGATTTAAGTACATCGGTTTTAACTATGGATGATATTGTTAATACCATAGCTCATCTTTTAAGGATATATGAAGGTCATGATATTCTTGATGATATTGACCATTTAGGAAATAGAAGAGTTCGTTCTGTTGGAGAACTTCTTACTAATATATATAAAGGTGCGATGTCAAGAGTTGAAAAAATTGCTAAAGATCGAATGTCTAATAAAGAAGTTTTTAATTTAAAGCCCCAAGAATTAATAAGCGTTAAGCCTATTGTATCTGCCGTTAAAGAATTTTTTGCAACCAGTCAGCTTTCACAGTTTATGGATCAGGTCAATCCTTTAGCTGAGCTTACTCACAAAAGGCGTCTTAATGCTCTTGGACCAGGAGGTCTTTCAAGAGATAGAGCAGGATTTGAGGTAAGAGACGTCCATTATACTCATTATGGCAGAATGTGCCCTATTGAAACTCCTGAAGGACCAAATATTGGACTTATTGTTTCTTTAGCTACTTATTCAAGGGTTAATGATTATGGTTTTTTGGAAACTCCTTATAGGAAGGTTGTTAATGGAGAAGTGACTGATCAATTAGAATATTTATCTGCTATTGACGAAGAGAAAAAGTGTATTGCTCAGGCTAATGCTGCTTTTAATTCTAGTGGGAGGTATCTTGAAGATTTAGTTTCTGTTAGAATTTCTGGTGATTATATTACAACAAGCCCTAAGAATATAGACTATATGGATGTTTCTCCTAGGCAGTTAATTTCAGTATCTTCAGCATTAATTCCTTTTCTTGAACACAATGATGCAAATAGAGCCCTTATGGGCTCTAATATGCAAAGACAAGCAGTACCTCTGCTTTTCCCCAAGCCACCTATTGTTGGTACAGGCATGGAAAGTGTTGTTGCAAAGGATTCAGGAGTGGTAGTTAAGGCCAAAAGAAGTGGAGAGGTTATTCTTGCAACAAGCAATAAAATAGTTGTTAAGCCTTTTGAATCAGAGAATGCTAAAGATTTTGACGAATATCATATTGTTAAGTATGAAAGGACAAATCAAGATACTTGTTTTAATCAGTCTGTTTTAGTTAAAGAAGGCCAAAAGGTTGAAAAGGGAGAGATAATAGCTGATGGACCTGCTACTAGATATGGAGAGCTTGCTCTTGGTAATAATTTGTTGCTAGGAGTTATCCCTTGGAATGGATTTAATTATGAGGATGCTATATTGATTTCTGATAGAATTGTAAAGGAAGATCTTTATACATCTATTCATATTAAAGAATTTAGTATAGAGGTAAGAGAAACTAAGCTAGGTCCTGAGAAGGTTACAGGAGATATACCAAATGTTAGCGAAAAGATACTAAACAAATTAGATGAAAATGGAATTATCCGGATCGGAACTTATGTGAAGCCCGGTGATATTTTGGTTGGCAAGGTTACTCCAAAGTCAGAAGGAGACATTACTCCTGAATTTAGGCTTTTAACTTCTATTTTTGGGGAAAAAGCAAAAGATGTTAAAAATAATTCGTTAAAAGTTCCCCATGGTACTGAAGGCACAGTTATTGATGTCCAAAGAATTACTAAAGAGGATGTTGGCAATCTTTCTCCTGGAGTTGAAGAGATCCTTAAAGTTTATGTTGCTAAAAAAAGGAAGCTTAAAGAGGGTGATAAAATGGCTGGAAGACATGGTAATAAGGGGGTTGTTGCAAAAATCCTTCCCGTTGAGGATATGCCTTATCTTGCAGATGGAACTCCTCTTGATATATGCTTAAATCCTTTGGGAGTTCCATCTAGAATGAATATTGGGCAGTTAATGGAATCACAATTAGGGCTTGCAGGTAAATATCTTGGTGAATCTTATAATGTCCCTGTTTTTGAATCTGCTACAAATGAACAAATTCAGGAAAAATTAAAAAAAGCTGGATTTAATCCAACTTCTAAAGAAATTTTATATGATGGTTATACAGGAGAGCCTTTTGAAAATGAAGTAATGGTTGGAGTGATTTATATGCTTAAATTGCACCACCTTGTTGATGATAAAATGCATGCAAGATCAACAGGGCCATATTCTCTTGTTTCTCAGCAGCCTCTTGGAGGAAAAGCTCAATTTGGTGGGCAAAGACTTGGAGAAATGGAGGTTTGGGCTCTTGAAGCTTATGGAGCGGCTAACACTCTTCAAGAACTTCTAACAGTTAAATCTGATGATATGTCAGGCAGGGTCAAGATATATGAGAATATAGTAAAGGGCATTCCTACCAATGTATCAGGGATTCCTGAGTCTTTTAATGTGCTAATGCAAGAGCTTAGAGGGCTTGGACTTGATTTGTCAATTTACGATGATAGTGGCAATCAGATTCCTTTGACAGAAAAAGAAGAAGAGTTGATTAATAAAAGCTAG
- the bmpD gene encoding nucleoside ABC transporter substrate-binding protein BmpD, translating into MLKKIYYFIIFLFIVACSGSNDGKSETKTVSLIVDGVFDDKGFNESSSKAIRKLKADLNINIIEKASMGNSYLGDITNLEDGNSNLIWGVGFKFSDILLQRARENASVNYAIIEGVYNEIEIPKNLLNVDFRSEEVAFLAGYFASKASKTGKIGFIGGVKGKVLESFMYGYEAGAKYANSNIKVVSQYVGTFSDFGLGRSTGSNMYRDGVDVIFAAAGLSGIGVIEAAKELGPDHYIIGVDQDQAYLAPNNVLVSAVKKVDSLMYSLTNKYLETGVWDGGKSILFGLKEDGLGLILNENLKSNHSEVYDKSLKIGQSIINGVIKVPYDKVSYDNFVLQIAE; encoded by the coding sequence GTGTTAAAGAAAATTTATTATTTTATTATTTTTTTATTTATTGTTGCTTGCTCTGGCTCTAATGATGGTAAGTCAGAGACAAAAACAGTTTCACTTATAGTTGATGGTGTTTTTGATGATAAAGGATTTAATGAAAGTTCTTCTAAGGCGATAAGAAAATTAAAGGCAGATTTAAATATAAATATAATTGAAAAAGCATCTATGGGTAATTCTTATTTGGGAGATATTACAAACTTAGAAGATGGTAATTCAAATTTGATTTGGGGCGTTGGATTTAAATTTTCAGATATTCTTTTGCAAAGAGCCAGAGAGAATGCTTCTGTTAATTATGCAATCATAGAAGGGGTTTATAATGAAATTGAAATACCCAAGAATCTTCTTAATGTTGATTTTAGATCCGAAGAAGTAGCTTTTTTAGCAGGATATTTTGCTTCAAAGGCTTCTAAAACAGGTAAGATCGGATTTATTGGAGGAGTAAAGGGAAAGGTTTTAGAATCTTTTATGTATGGATACGAAGCTGGTGCTAAGTATGCAAATTCCAACATTAAAGTTGTCTCTCAATATGTTGGTACATTTAGTGACTTTGGGCTTGGCCGCTCAACAGGATCTAATATGTATCGAGATGGTGTTGATGTTATATTTGCAGCTGCAGGACTTTCTGGCATAGGAGTAATTGAGGCTGCAAAAGAATTAGGGCCTGATCATTATATTATTGGAGTTGATCAGGATCAAGCATATCTTGCTCCCAATAATGTTCTTGTTTCTGCTGTAAAGAAAGTTGATTCATTGATGTATAGTTTAACAAATAAGTATTTAGAAACTGGAGTTTGGGATGGGGGCAAGTCCATTTTATTTGGGCTTAAAGAAGATGGGCTTGGTTTGATTTTAAATGAAAACTTAAAATCAAACCATTCTGAGGTTTATGATAAATCATTGAAAATTGGGCAAAGCATAATTAATGGTGTAATAAAAGTGCCTTATGATAAGGTATCTTATGATAACTTCGTTTTGCAAATAGCAGAGTAA
- the rplJ gene encoding 50S ribosomal protein L10, protein MSKNINSKKLEMFDLLKKFVDNKQNLFFLDYRGLNVAQLTDLRNKIEGEHGSLKVVKNNIMKMVLKEKNINIIDSCLVGPTVVVAALEEANVIAKIFYDFVKSSTLKVKGGFVLGEFYDEPKVQAYSKLPTKKESISLFASVLKAPVSKLARTLKALADAKN, encoded by the coding sequence ATGAGTAAGAATATAAATTCTAAAAAGTTGGAAATGTTTGATTTATTGAAAAAGTTTGTAGATAACAAGCAAAATCTTTTTTTCTTAGATTATAGAGGTTTGAATGTGGCTCAGTTGACAGACCTTCGCAATAAAATAGAAGGTGAGCATGGATCTTTAAAAGTTGTTAAAAACAATATAATGAAGATGGTTTTAAAAGAAAAGAATATTAATATTATTGATTCTTGTTTGGTTGGCCCTACAGTTGTTGTTGCTGCATTAGAAGAGGCTAATGTAATAGCAAAAATTTTTTATGATTTTGTAAAAAGTAGTACTTTAAAAGTAAAGGGTGGTTTTGTTTTAGGAGAGTTTTATGATGAGCCCAAGGTTCAAGCTTATAGCAAACTTCCTACCAAAAAAGAGTCTATTTCTTTATTTGCTAGCGTGTTAAAAGCGCCAGTTTCTAAGCTTGCAAGAACATTGAAAGCTTTAGCTGATGCTAAAAATTAA
- the rpsL gene encoding 30S ribosomal protein S12: MPTINQLIRKPRKSQTEKTASPALQNCPQRRGICTRVMTVTPKKPNSALRKVARVRLSNGFEVTAYIPGIGHNLQEHSVVLIRGGRVKDLPGVRYHIVRGAKDTLGVNNRKKGRSKYGTKKPKA; this comes from the coding sequence ATGCCTACAATTAATCAGTTAATTAGAAAGCCTAGAAAAAGTCAAACGGAGAAGACCGCATCTCCTGCGCTTCAAAATTGTCCTCAAAGAAGAGGAATTTGTACACGTGTAATGACTGTAACTCCTAAAAAACCTAATTCAGCTTTAAGAAAAGTAGCTCGTGTTAGACTTTCAAATGGATTTGAAGTAACAGCATATATTCCAGGGATTGGTCATAATTTACAAGAACACTCTGTAGTTCTGATTAGAGGTGGTCGAGTTAAGGATTTGCCTGGAGTAAGATACCACATTGTTCGAGGAGCTAAGGATACTCTTGGTGTTAATAATAGAAAAAAGGGTAGATCTAAGTATGGAACAAAAAAACCTAAAGCTTAA
- the rpsG gene encoding 30S ribosomal protein S7, whose product MSRKNKKIKKKIFIDTRYNSRVVAKFVNRMMYDGKKSISESILYSSIDLLADKLEDSDKMAVFYKALDNIKPLVEVRSRRVGGATYQVPVEVREERREALAMKWIISAARKSSGRSMKEKLSNELLNAYNSTGAAFKKKEDTHRMAEANKAFTHYRW is encoded by the coding sequence ATGTCAAGAAAAAATAAAAAAATCAAAAAGAAAATTTTTATTGATACAAGATATAATTCTAGAGTTGTTGCAAAATTTGTAAACAGAATGATGTATGATGGAAAAAAATCAATAAGCGAGAGCATACTTTATAGTTCGATTGATTTGCTTGCTGATAAGCTTGAAGATAGTGATAAGATGGCTGTTTTTTATAAAGCTTTAGATAATATTAAGCCATTAGTAGAAGTAAGAAGTAGGCGAGTGGGTGGTGCTACATATCAAGTTCCTGTTGAAGTTAGAGAAGAGAGAAGAGAGGCTTTGGCTATGAAGTGGATTATTTCTGCTGCCAGAAAGTCTAGTGGCAGGTCTATGAAGGAGAAGTTGTCAAATGAACTTTTAAATGCGTATAATTCTACTGGGGCCGCTTTTAAAAAGAAAGAAGATACTCATAGAATGGCTGAAGCAAATAAAGCTTTTACTCATTATAGATGGTAA
- the rpoC gene encoding DNA-directed RNA polymerase subunit beta', with protein MKEIKDFERIKIKIASPDQIRNWSYGEVKKSETINYRTLRPEKDGLFCERIFGTTKEWECYCGKFKSVRYKGIICDRCNVEVTHFKVRRERMGHIELAAPVAHIWYYKYIPSRIGLLLDITASSLNSILYYEKYVVIEPGDTDLKKMQLLNEDEYIEARERYGMSFNASMGAEAIKTLLENLDLDELSSKLRIQMIDKDDKTDKKLLRRLEIIENFKISGNKPEWMIMEVLPVIPPEIRPMVQLDGGRFATSDLNDLYRRVINRNNRLRKLLLLNAPEIIVRNEKRMLQESVDSLFDNSHKRKVVKGASSRPLKSLSDALKGKQGRFRQNLLGKRVDYSGRSVIVVGPELKLHQCGLPAKMALELFKPFVIRRLIESEAVFNIKRAKNLIEQEVDEVWQILDIVIKEHPILLNRAPTLHRLGIQAFEPVLVEGKAIKLHPLVCHAYNADFDGDQMAVHVPLTPAAQAESWALMLSTNNLLNPANGHPIVFPSQDIVLGLYYLTMEKKNVVGEGKKFLNFSNVILAINNRSLDYNASIYVKIDGEYRKTTAGRVIFNEALPNGIEFVNKTLSDLELQILISKVYVVHGSSTVIEMLDIIKDLGFRYATKFGCTISMSDIIVPKEKRTYVDRANKEIAKIQNDYAKGVITGEERYNNVVSVWLKTNEELTNKMMEILKKDRDGFNVIYMMADSGARGSRNQIRQLAGMRGLMAKTSGDIIELPIISNFKEGLSVIEFFISTNGARKGLADTALKTADAGYLTRRLVDIAQDVVVRIEDCGTINGIKVETVKNGEEILESLKEKAVGSYSIERIKNPITGEIVLDANEEISEAKIELLEKIGIEKLVIRSVLTCEAEHGVCQKCYGRDFSKNKPVNIGEAVGIIAAQSIGQPGTQLTMRTFHIGGVAQAGSEDDKISLKNAFILNGIEGFNVRVDNGILFTRKGTLKIINVFYEEKIENIKEIKVLDSQRVIKGIPLFVNKDGIEIFSSYIGYVKLRDDKFFIVSEEQEVILKAGTKLEIEIGDYVESGKVIGTFDPFAEPIIAEVKGKIKFKDIILGTTLKEEINTETGNVEKRITDNVFESLDPRIFIIDSSGMEIASYVLPGDAYLQVEDGQNISIGDVIAKLSKGSEKTQDITGGLPRVNDLFETRIPKNLTEMAKVSGIVQFKSIQKGKRLINILDEYGVEHKHYIPAGKHLLVRDGDVVKAGDMLCDGRINPHDVLEILGGISLQEFLLAEIQDVYRKQGVSINDKHIGVIIKQMMKKVKIVAVGDTNFVYGQKVDKHTFYEQNRKVIEQGGEPAIASPILIGVTKTSLNIDSFISAASFQETTKVLTDASIAGKIDDLRGLKENVVIGHLIPTGTGMGLYKKIKVSENIDSEV; from the coding sequence ATGAAAGAGATAAAAGATTTTGAAAGAATAAAAATTAAAATAGCGTCTCCTGATCAAATTAGAAATTGGTCTTATGGAGAGGTTAAAAAGTCTGAAACTATTAATTATAGAACTTTGAGACCTGAGAAGGATGGGCTTTTTTGTGAAAGAATTTTTGGCACTACAAAGGAATGGGAATGTTATTGTGGTAAATTCAAATCAGTTAGATATAAGGGCATTATTTGTGATCGTTGTAATGTAGAAGTTACCCATTTTAAGGTGCGACGTGAAAGAATGGGCCATATTGAACTAGCAGCTCCAGTTGCTCATATTTGGTATTATAAATATATACCTTCTAGGATTGGTCTTTTGCTTGATATTACGGCATCTAGCTTAAATTCTATTCTTTATTATGAAAAATATGTAGTAATTGAGCCAGGTGATACTGATCTTAAAAAAATGCAACTTTTAAATGAAGATGAGTACATAGAGGCTAGAGAGCGATATGGTATGTCTTTTAATGCTTCAATGGGTGCTGAAGCTATTAAAACTCTTCTTGAGAATCTTGATCTTGATGAGCTTTCATCCAAGCTTAGGATTCAAATGATAGATAAAGATGATAAAACTGATAAAAAACTTTTAAGGCGTCTTGAAATTATTGAAAATTTTAAAATTTCTGGTAATAAGCCAGAATGGATGATTATGGAGGTTCTTCCTGTTATTCCCCCAGAGATTAGGCCAATGGTTCAGCTTGATGGCGGACGTTTTGCAACTTCTGATCTTAATGATCTTTATAGAAGGGTTATAAACAGGAATAATCGTTTAAGAAAGTTGCTTCTCCTTAATGCGCCAGAGATTATTGTAAGAAACGAAAAAAGAATGCTTCAAGAGTCAGTAGATTCTCTTTTTGACAATTCTCATAAAAGAAAGGTTGTCAAAGGGGCATCTAGTAGGCCGCTCAAGTCACTTTCAGATGCGTTAAAAGGTAAGCAGGGAAGATTTAGGCAAAATCTTCTTGGTAAAAGAGTAGATTATTCTGGGCGTTCTGTTATTGTTGTTGGGCCTGAATTAAAGTTACATCAATGTGGATTACCTGCAAAAATGGCTCTTGAACTGTTTAAACCTTTTGTGATAAGGAGACTAATTGAAAGTGAAGCTGTTTTTAATATTAAAAGAGCGAAGAATTTAATCGAACAAGAAGTTGATGAAGTTTGGCAAATTTTAGATATTGTTATTAAAGAGCATCCTATTCTTTTAAATAGGGCCCCTACTCTTCATAGACTTGGAATTCAAGCTTTTGAGCCTGTGTTAGTTGAAGGCAAGGCAATAAAATTACACCCTCTTGTTTGTCATGCATATAATGCTGATTTTGATGGTGATCAAATGGCAGTACATGTGCCACTTACTCCAGCAGCACAAGCTGAAAGTTGGGCCTTAATGCTTTCAACAAATAATCTTTTAAATCCTGCTAATGGACATCCTATTGTTTTCCCATCCCAAGATATTGTTTTGGGTCTATATTATTTAACGATGGAAAAAAAGAATGTTGTTGGAGAAGGTAAAAAGTTTTTAAACTTTAGTAATGTTATTCTTGCTATAAATAATAGGAGCTTAGATTACAATGCTTCTATTTATGTAAAAATTGATGGAGAGTACAGAAAAACTACAGCTGGTAGGGTTATATTTAATGAGGCTTTGCCCAATGGAATTGAATTTGTAAATAAAACGCTTAGTGATTTGGAGTTACAAATTTTAATATCAAAAGTTTATGTAGTGCATGGTTCTTCCACTGTAATTGAAATGCTTGACATTATTAAGGATCTTGGCTTTAGATATGCTACTAAGTTTGGATGCACAATTAGTATGAGTGATATTATTGTTCCTAAGGAAAAGAGAACTTATGTAGACAGGGCCAATAAAGAGATTGCTAAGATTCAAAATGATTATGCCAAAGGTGTTATTACTGGTGAAGAGCGTTATAATAATGTAGTTTCCGTTTGGTTAAAGACCAATGAAGAACTTACTAATAAGATGATGGAAATTTTAAAGAAGGATAGAGATGGATTTAATGTTATATATATGATGGCAGATTCTGGTGCTAGGGGTAGTAGAAATCAAATAAGGCAACTTGCTGGCATGAGAGGGTTGATGGCAAAAACCTCTGGAGATATTATCGAGCTTCCAATTATTTCTAACTTTAAAGAAGGTCTTTCTGTTATAGAGTTTTTCATATCTACAAATGGAGCTAGAAAGGGTTTAGCAGATACTGCTCTTAAGACAGCCGATGCTGGATATTTAACCAGAAGGTTGGTAGATATTGCTCAAGATGTTGTTGTTAGAATAGAAGATTGTGGGACTATAAACGGAATAAAAGTTGAAACTGTAAAAAATGGTGAAGAAATATTAGAATCTTTGAAAGAAAAAGCTGTTGGAAGTTATTCCATTGAAAGAATAAAAAATCCAATTACCGGCGAGATTGTTTTAGATGCAAATGAAGAAATCTCAGAAGCTAAAATAGAGTTATTAGAAAAAATTGGGATTGAAAAACTTGTGATTAGATCTGTTTTGACATGTGAAGCTGAGCATGGTGTTTGTCAAAAATGTTATGGTAGAGATTTTTCAAAGAACAAGCCTGTTAACATTGGTGAGGCTGTAGGAATAATTGCTGCTCAGTCCATAGGTCAACCCGGCACCCAATTAACCATGAGAACTTTTCATATTGGTGGAGTTGCTCAGGCTGGTAGTGAGGACGATAAAATATCTTTAAAAAATGCTTTTATACTTAATGGCATCGAAGGGTTTAATGTTAGGGTTGACAATGGAATTCTTTTCACAAGAAAAGGAACTTTGAAAATAATCAATGTTTTTTATGAGGAGAAGATTGAAAACATAAAAGAGATTAAAGTTTTAGATTCTCAAAGAGTAATAAAAGGAATCCCTTTGTTTGTTAATAAAGATGGGATAGAAATTTTTTCTTCTTACATTGGTTATGTTAAATTAAGAGACGACAAATTTTTCATAGTATCAGAAGAACAAGAAGTTATCTTGAAAGCTGGCACAAAGCTTGAAATAGAGATTGGTGATTATGTTGAATCGGGTAAAGTTATTGGTACATTTGATCCATTTGCAGAGCCTATTATTGCAGAAGTTAAAGGCAAGATTAAATTTAAGGATATTATTTTAGGAACTACTCTTAAAGAGGAAATAAATACTGAAACAGGCAATGTTGAGAAAAGAATTACAGATAATGTTTTTGAATCTCTTGATCCTAGAATTTTTATTATTGACAGTAGTGGGATGGAGATTGCATCTTATGTATTACCAGGTGATGCTTATCTTCAAGTTGAAGATGGTCAGAATATTAGCATAGGAGATGTAATCGCTAAGCTTTCTAAAGGCTCTGAAAAAACTCAAGATATTACGGGGGGATTGCCTCGTGTTAATGATCTTTTTGAAACAAGAATTCCTAAAAATTTAACTGAAATGGCTAAAGTAAGTGGAATTGTGCAATTTAAATCAATTCAAAAAGGTAAAAGACTTATTAATATTTTAGATGAGTATGGAGTCGAACATAAGCATTATATTCCAGCCGGCAAGCATCTTTTGGTTAGAGATGGAGATGTTGTTAAAGCAGGAGATATGCTTTGTGATGGCAGAATTAATCCTCATGATGTGCTTGAAATTTTAGGCGGGATTAGTTTGCAAGAGTTTTTGTTGGCAGAAATTCAGGATGTTTATCGAAAGCAAGGTGTTAGTATTAATGACAAGCATATTGGTGTGATAATTAAACAAATGATGAAAAAAGTTAAAATTGTAGCAGTTGGTGATACCAATTTTGTTTATGGACAAAAGGTGGATAAGCATACTTTTTATGAGCAAAATAGAAAAGTAATAGAACAAGGTGGTGAGCCGGCAATAGCAAGTCCAATTCTTATAGGAGTAACTAAGACTTCTCTTAATATAGATTCTTTTATTTCTGCAGCTTCTTTCCAAGAAACAACGAAAGTATTAACCGATGCTTCTATTGCTGGGAAAATAGATGACCTTAGAGGATTAAAAGAAAATGTTGTAATTGGGCATTTAATTCCTACTGGAACTGGTATGGGGCTTTATAAAAAAATTAAAGTTAGTGAGAATATAGATTCTGAAGTTTAG